In Candidatus Poribacteria bacterium, a genomic segment contains:
- a CDS encoding IS1 family transposase, protein MNCPKCQHPHFVKNAFVNSTQRYKCKACHYQWTRTTPRGHPTTHKRLSVLLYCHGISMNAIAELFEVSTTAVLKWIRNFAKKQAPKPKLVSTLNKKIIGLHNTKKYTIFLGKKQMNCVRELGSGSKNSC, encoded by the coding sequence ATGAACTGCCCAAAATGTCAACATCCGCATTTCGTCAAAAACGCGTTCGTCAACAGCACACAACGTTACAAATGTAAAGCCTGCCACTATCAATGGACACGCACAACCCCACGAGGACACCCAACAACCCATAAAAGACTCTCGGTGCTATTGTATTGTCATGGTATTTCAATGAATGCCATCGCAGAACTCTTTGAGGTCTCTACGACCGCAGTGCTGAAATGGATCCGCAACTTTGCGAAAAAGCAGGCACCAAAACCCAAGTTAGTTAGTACCCTCAACAAAAAAATAATAGGTCTACATAATACTAAAAAGTATACGATATTTTTGGGGAAAAAGCAAATGAATTGTGTCAGAGAGTTAGGAAGCGGTTCAAAGAATTCTTGTTGA
- a CDS encoding ABC transporter ATP-binding protein, which produces MATVRLENLTKRFGDLIALDDINLDIRDEEFFVLLGQTGAGKTTTLRCIAGLDKPEEGTIYLDDVSVNDKTPAERDVAFVFQSHILYPHLSVYENMAFPLHPRKLSAEEIDRRVRDIAQMLHIEHLLMRTPNQLSGGETQRVGLGRAMVRRPQVFLMDEPISNLDAKLRTEMRAEIRWRQRELGTTTFYVTHDQIEAMSMADRIAVLEAGRIQQLGTPAAIYNHPTNLFVAGFIGNPSMNCISCEISSTNGEFHLMLVSHLGRNNSVAIQDRKIAKVVNNNDPDRDLIFGTHAEDVIVSHQSIPNAFQAEVYSVEPLGAETIVELTLGTDTSGAHTILKASTVPNFEAEIGQHLYVTFVPDRMHFFDKNSGNAIL; this is translated from the coding sequence ATGGCAACAGTCCGACTCGAAAACCTTACAAAACGGTTCGGCGATCTCATCGCACTCGACGACATCAATCTCGATATTCGGGACGAGGAATTCTTTGTGCTGCTCGGTCAAACAGGTGCTGGAAAAACGACCACGCTTCGGTGTATCGCTGGGTTGGATAAACCCGAAGAAGGCACTATCTATCTCGACGATGTGAGTGTTAACGATAAAACCCCCGCGGAACGCGATGTCGCATTCGTCTTCCAATCACATATCCTCTATCCGCACCTCAGCGTTTACGAGAATATGGCGTTCCCACTGCATCCGAGAAAACTTTCAGCAGAGGAGATTGACCGACGCGTCAGAGATATTGCCCAGATGCTTCATATCGAGCATCTGCTCATGCGGACCCCGAATCAGTTGAGCGGCGGTGAGACGCAGCGCGTTGGACTCGGACGCGCAATGGTCCGTCGTCCCCAAGTTTTCCTTATGGACGAACCCATCTCCAATCTTGATGCGAAACTTCGGACTGAGATGCGAGCGGAAATCCGCTGGCGGCAACGTGAACTCGGCACAACGACCTTCTATGTGACGCATGACCAAATCGAAGCGATGTCAATGGCAGACAGAATCGCAGTCCTTGAAGCAGGCAGAATCCAGCAATTGGGAACACCTGCGGCAATCTATAATCATCCGACCAATCTATTTGTCGCTGGTTTCATTGGCAATCCGAGTATGAATTGCATCTCGTGTGAGATCTCCAGCACGAATGGCGAGTTCCATTTGATGTTAGTGAGTCATCTCGGACGGAACAATTCAGTCGCAATTCAGGACCGCAAGATCGCTAAAGTTGTAAATAACAACGATCCAGACCGAGATCTTATCTTCGGCACGCATGCTGAGGATGTAATTGTTAGTCATCAATCAATACCCAACGCATTTCAGGCTGAAGTCTATAGTGTTGAACCCCTTGGTGCCGAAACAATCGTCGAATTGACGCTCGGAACGGATACATCCGGCGCGCACACGATTCTGAAAGCCTCCACAGTGCCCAACTTTGAAGCGGAAATCGGACAGCACCTCTACGTCACATTTGTTCCAGACCGGATGCATTTTTTCGATAAAAATAGTGGCAACGCTATCTTGTAG
- a CDS encoding thiamine pyrophosphate-binding protein: MKGGDIIIECLKAQGVSAVFGMPGTQNIQIYDALLRRGKGTIDHYLVRHEYAATQMADGFARATGEVGVAITVPGPGASNASTGILEAFTDCAPVLLITGQSDSSLYSKHPSKMFHGLDQMQFFESITKYCAIAHTVAEIPVVIENAFKAMRTGRPGPTMLEFPMDVVTGDGDVRIPPRVERPELSPPDDASLSAAVETIRNAKMPLIFAGSAVFHSNARNELRLLAEKLNAPVIVTRNAKGVLSEDHPLALQICYGYLGREALQRTDCLIGIGPRFTSIDTRNWSLELPQPFIQIDEDADEIGLEYPCDIGVVGDLKLTLQALIEDIAPGENGWDETLAHLRTAFDAQPPLPVIHELQDVLPRDTIYAIDVHALGYASFAEFPIYDPRTFLYPNIGVALGHAYPAAIGAKVAHPDRPVICFSGDGGFLMGAVEMATAMKYGINVVAIVVNDGALSAIKGSQQKGCEGRTIDTDLLNPNFVEFAQSFGAYAERVENLGDFKDTLKDALAAEKPALIEVMLQDRQDDIVDVIGWLMSEPLRKTAF; encoded by the coding sequence GTGAAAGGCGGAGATATAATCATTGAATGTTTGAAAGCGCAGGGAGTCTCGGCGGTTTTCGGTATGCCCGGCACCCAAAATATCCAAATCTACGATGCGCTGCTGCGACGCGGCAAAGGCACGATCGACCACTACCTTGTCCGGCATGAATACGCGGCGACACAGATGGCAGACGGTTTCGCTCGCGCAACAGGCGAAGTCGGTGTTGCTATCACCGTGCCGGGACCGGGTGCCAGCAACGCATCGACGGGGATTTTAGAGGCGTTTACCGATTGCGCACCTGTTCTCCTGATTACGGGGCAGAGCGATTCCAGTCTCTACAGCAAACATCCGAGTAAGATGTTCCACGGTTTGGATCAGATGCAGTTCTTCGAGTCGATTACCAAATACTGTGCTATCGCCCACACTGTCGCTGAAATTCCTGTGGTCATTGAAAACGCCTTTAAAGCGATGCGCACTGGGAGACCGGGACCCACCATGCTCGAATTCCCGATGGATGTCGTCACTGGAGACGGGGATGTCCGAATTCCACCACGTGTTGAGCGTCCTGAATTATCGCCTCCTGACGACGCATCCCTGAGTGCCGCAGTCGAAACCATTCGCAACGCCAAGATGCCCCTAATTTTCGCCGGTTCCGCTGTCTTTCATTCAAACGCCCGAAACGAATTGCGTCTCCTCGCCGAAAAACTGAACGCACCTGTCATTGTTACCCGTAATGCAAAAGGTGTTTTGTCGGAGGATCATCCCTTGGCATTACAAATTTGCTACGGTTACCTCGGACGCGAGGCACTCCAACGGACGGATTGTTTAATCGGTATCGGACCGCGTTTCACCTCTATTGATACCCGAAATTGGAGTCTGGAACTTCCTCAACCCTTCATCCAAATAGACGAAGATGCCGACGAGATTGGGCTGGAATATCCGTGTGATATAGGCGTCGTCGGTGATCTGAAACTGACGTTGCAAGCACTCATCGAGGACATTGCTCCGGGTGAAAACGGGTGGGATGAGACACTCGCGCACCTCCGAACAGCTTTTGACGCACAGCCACCCCTGCCCGTCATCCATGAACTACAGGATGTGCTACCACGAGATACCATTTATGCGATTGATGTCCATGCTCTCGGCTACGCTTCCTTCGCCGAATTTCCTATCTACGATCCGAGGACGTTCCTCTATCCGAACATCGGGGTCGCATTAGGACATGCGTATCCTGCGGCGATCGGCGCGAAGGTCGCTCATCCCGATCGACCTGTTATCTGTTTCAGTGGTGACGGCGGATTCCTGATGGGAGCTGTGGAAATGGCAACCGCCATGAAATACGGGATCAATGTCGTAGCGATCGTGGTAAACGATGGTGCCTTGTCAGCGATTAAAGGATCTCAACAGAAAGGGTGTGAAGGACGCACAATCGACACGGATCTGCTCAATCCGAATTTCGTCGAATTCGCGCAGTCCTTCGGTGCGTATGCCGAGCGGGTAGAGAATTTGGGAGACTTCAAGGACACTTTGAAAGACGCACTCGCTGCCGAAAAACCGGCACTTATCGAAGTGATGCTGCAGGACCGGCAAGACGATATTGTCGACGTCATCGGATGGTTGATGTCCGAACCGCTCCGAAAAACGGCTTTTTAA
- a CDS encoding Dam family site-specific DNA-(adenine-N6)-methyltransferase, translating to MRVMIPPIKCQGIKSKLIPFIKRTVDWSFAGTWVEPFMGSGVVGFNIIPRNAIFADSNPHLINFYNAIASGEIDGLKVRNFLEQHGETLSKYGQDYYYEVRERFNKTHEPLDFLFLNRCCFNGMIRFNRKGGFNVPFGHKPQRFSKAYITKIVNQVDYVYVMSRHSNWSFICQDFRETLKGISEDDFVYCDPPYVGRHVDYFDSWDEENEQHLFGILSQSPGKFILSTWHSNQYRENVFLETLWSEFHVLTKEHFYYIGAKEENRKPMLEALVMNYTPKHLHEEPIERAEQLLLLEKLVEYQRSESLVP from the coding sequence ATGAGAGTTATGATTCCACCTATTAAATGTCAAGGGATAAAAAGCAAACTCATTCCTTTCATAAAACGGACTGTGGATTGGTCTTTTGCAGGCACATGGGTTGAACCCTTTATGGGATCCGGGGTTGTTGGGTTCAATATTATACCGCGCAACGCTATCTTTGCAGATAGCAATCCACATTTGATTAACTTCTATAACGCCATCGCGAGTGGAGAGATTGATGGTTTGAAAGTGAGAAACTTCCTCGAACAGCACGGCGAAACACTATCAAAATATGGGCAGGATTACTATTACGAAGTGAGAGAGCGTTTTAATAAAACACATGAACCGTTAGATTTTCTTTTTTTAAATCGATGCTGCTTCAATGGGATGATTCGATTCAATCGCAAGGGCGGTTTTAATGTACCTTTTGGGCACAAACCACAGCGGTTTTCCAAAGCATATATCACAAAGATTGTGAACCAAGTTGACTATGTTTACGTCATGTCAAGGCATTCCAACTGGTCATTTATTTGCCAAGATTTTAGAGAAACACTTAAAGGAATTTCTGAAGATGATTTTGTCTACTGCGATCCGCCTTATGTTGGAAGGCACGTTGATTATTTCGATAGTTGGGACGAAGAAAATGAACAACACCTATTTGGGATCTTAAGTCAATCTCCTGGCAAATTCATCTTATCCACTTGGCATAGCAATCAGTACAGGGAGAATGTTTTTCTTGAGACACTGTGGTCGGAATTCCATGTGTTAACTAAGGAACACTTCTATTACATTGGCGCGAAAGAAGAGAATAGAAAACCGATGCTTGAGGCATTGGTAATGAATTACACCCCCAAACACTTACATGAGGAACCAATTGAACGAGCCGAACAACTTTTACTTCTTGAAAAATTAGTTGAGTACCAAAGGAGCGAAAGTTTGGTGCCGTGA